The Acidobacteriota bacterium genome contains the following window.
GTCTACGACGGCGTGGAGTACGTGGAATGGGCGCGCCGCCGCGGCTTAGACGTCGACGAGTTCGGTCCCCGCCTCAGCTACTTCTTCAATGCGCACAACGATTTCTTCGAAGAGATCGCCAAGTACCGCGCCGCGCGCAAGATCTGGTACCGCCTGATGAAAGACCGCTTCCACGCCAAGAACGAACGCACCTGGCTGATGCGCTTCCACACCCAGACGGCCGGCGTCTCACTCACCGCGCAGCAACCGCTGAACAACATCGCGCGCGTGGCCATCCAGGCGCTCGCGGCGGTCCTGGGGGGAACGCAGTCGCTGCACACCGATTCCTACGACGAAGCGCTTGCCCTGCCCACCGCCGAAGCGGCGCGCATCGCGCTGCGCACCCAGCAGATCATCGCCTACGAGAGCGGCGTGGCGCAGACGGTCGACCCGCTCGGTGGCAGCTACTTCCTCGAGAAGCTCACGCTCGACATGGAGAACGGCGCCTTCGATTACTTTGACAAGCTCGACGCCATGGGCGGCATGGTCCAGGCCATCGAGCGCGGCTATCCGCAGAAGGAGGTCGCCGAGGCCAGCTACCAGTTCCAGCGCGCGGTCGAGGCGAAAGAGAAAGTCATCGTCGGCGCCAACGACTTCGTAGTCGATGAAGGCGCTCCGAACATCCTTTACATCGGCGAGGAAGTGCGCGAGGCGCAAACGCAGAAGCTGAAAGTCCTGCGCGCCAAGCGCGATAACGCCGCCGTCCAGCGCTCACTCGACGCGCTGAAGAAAACCGCCGCGCAAGAACCCGAGCTGCGCAAAGACGTCCGCAAAGACGGCAAGATCTCCGACGCCAATACCATGCCCTACATCGTCGATTGCGTCCGCGCCTACGCCACCGTCGGCGAGATCTGCGACGCCTTGCGCGAGGTCTACGGGACGTACGAGGAAGTGAGCGTCACGTAGTTTGTGGAAGAGCGCGCCTTCAGGCCCGCGTCAGCGACGACAGTCTCGTCTGGCGGGTGGCCCACCCAAACTCTCGGGTGCCCCATCCTTTGCGGAGCAGGTTCATCGCGGAGCAAAGGGTGGGAGGAAGAGTATTCACCGCCCCGCCGGCCGCGGTTTTCATTCGTCAGTCGTCAAGGAGCTGTCCATGAAAAAGCCCGTCCCGGTGGGATCTGCCTCGGCATCGATCGACGAGAAGATCAAGCAACTTGGGGACTGGCGCGGGAAGACGCTCGCGAAAGTTCGCGGCATCATCC
Protein-coding sequences here:
- a CDS encoding methylmalonyl-CoA mutase family protein is translated as MADPKKPIAESPIADVFEGRHPSPAEKNWAEKTLAPSLEKAPEKPIGAPTGVNQDDHGNARFSTISNYPVRRLYTQADLPADWSAEKYLNYPGQPPYTRGIHASGYRGKLWTMRQFSGFASPEETNERYKYLLAHGGSGLSVAFDLPTLMGYDSDHMMSEGEVGKCGVAIDSLADMETLFNGIPLDKITTSMTINSPASILWAMYLVVAEKQGADWRKLGGTIQNDILKEYIAQKEYIYPPAPSMRLVIDTFEFGSKFVPKWNTISISGYHIREAGSTALQELAFTVYDGVEYVEWARRRGLDVDEFGPRLSYFFNAHNDFFEEIAKYRAARKIWYRLMKDRFHAKNERTWLMRFHTQTAGVSLTAQQPLNNIARVAIQALAAVLGGTQSLHTDSYDEALALPTAEAARIALRTQQIIAYESGVAQTVDPLGGSYFLEKLTLDMENGAFDYFDKLDAMGGMVQAIERGYPQKEVAEASYQFQRAVEAKEKVIVGANDFVVDEGAPNILYIGEEVREAQTQKLKVLRAKRDNAAVQRSLDALKKTAAQEPELRKDVRKDGKISDANTMPYIVDCVRAYATVGEICDALREVYGTYEEVSVT